Proteins from a single region of Corylus avellana chromosome ca11, CavTom2PMs-1.0:
- the LOC132166240 gene encoding uncharacterized protein LOC132166240, protein MSPPSSSSSPPMDWFSWLSKTALEPSLVYEYGLALARNELQQEDINYFNHEFLQSMGISVAKHRLEILKLARKEGGGPGNLSSLILAINKTKKCFNKYIGKWVYRDDMSFKAAPPQPLPRGALLRRYKSEEGKEERLPVFKKRSITLSGPLDGRVREKVMVNTRSLKLSGPLDGKLHERLAGPMYTARSPRLSGPQYTSRSPKLAGPMDGWAPERLMVTTTKSPRLQERLMVTGRIPGTAGSLEGGKVAAPPVIYSHYSQEKEDVDYDDHSLWATLFHDMKPT, encoded by the coding sequence ATgtcaccaccatcatcatcatcatcaccacccATGGACTGGTTCTCCTGGCTATCCAAGACTGCCCTGGAGCCTTCACTTGTCTACGAATATGGCCTTGCTTTGGCTCGCAACGAGCTCCAGCAGGAGGACATAAACTACTTCAACCACGAATTTCTTCAGAGCATGGGAATCTCCGTGGCCAAACACCGGCTAGAGATTCTCAAGCTCGCCAGGAAGGAGGGAGGAGGGCCAGGAAACCTCTCCAGCCTCATCCTGGCAATCAACAAAACCAAGAAGTGCTTCAACAAGTACATTGGCAAGTGGGTTTACCGCGACGACATGTCGTTCAAGGCGGCCCCTCCACAGCCGTTGCCGAGAGGAGCGTTGCTGAGGCGGTACAAGAGCGAGGAGGGCAAGGAGGAGAGGCTGCCGGTGTTCAAGAAGAGGAGCATAACTCTCTCAGGACCTCTTGATGGGAGGGTGAGGGAGAAGGTTATGGTGAATACAAGGAGCTTGAAATTGTCTGGGCCTCTGGATGGGAAGCTGCATGAAAGATTAGCTGGGCCTATGTACACAGCTAGAAGCCCACGATTGTCAGGACCTCAGTATACATCAAGGAGCCCAAAGTTAGCTGGGCCCATGGATGGATGGGCCCCAGAAAGATTGATGGTGACAACAACAAAGAGCCCAAGGCTGCAGGAGAGGTTGATGGTGACAGGGAGGATTCCAGGGACAGCAGGATCTCTGGAGGGGGGGAAAGTTGCAGCCCCTCCAGTGATTTACAGCCATTATAGCCAGGAAAAGGAGGATGTTGATTATGATGATCATTCACTGTGGGCTACACTCTTTCATGATATGAAACCCACttga